In the Clostridia bacterium genome, one interval contains:
- a CDS encoding HEPN domain-containing protein has protein sequence MVRTGLVSATAGKLYNRLFDARQKADYADLVKFSSDDVARWLDEAKALVHELEKLIHQEINRDQ, from the coding sequence ATTGTTAGGACTGGCTTGGTAAGTGCTACGGCAGGAAAGTTATACAACCGGCTATTCGACGCCCGCCAGAAAGCAGATTATGCCGATTTGGTTAAATTCAGCAGTGACGATGTTGCCCGCTGGCTTGATGAAGCCAAGGCTCTTGTTCACGAGCTTGAAAAGCTCATCCATCAAGAGATCAATCGTGATCAATAG
- a CDS encoding nucleotidyltransferase domain-containing protein has translation MRTVYNSGRVKEQVVLKRCRDLIREIVPEATVILYGSRARGDAKPDSDYDLLILVKGPVDWNLEDRIRDKLYPLELETGAVLSIAAFSEDDWNSPLYRAMPFNQNVRQEGITLFTISPEDC, from the coding sequence ATGCGCACTGTATATAATTCAGGCAGAGTAAAAGAGCAGGTAGTTTTAAAACGTTGCCGGGATCTTATTAGAGAAATAGTCCCAGAGGCGACAGTAATCCTTTATGGTTCCCGTGCTCGGGGCGATGCTAAGCCTGATTCGGATTACGATCTTCTTATTCTTGTTAAAGGTCCGGTTGACTGGAACCTTGAAGACCGGATAAGGGACAAGCTTTACCCATTAGAATTGGAGACCGGGGCGGTACTATCCATAGCTGCTTTTAGCGAAGATGACTGGAACTCCCCCCTTTACCGGGCCATGCCTTTCAATCAGAATGTACGCCAGGAAGGTATAACTCTATTCACTATTTCACCAGAAGATTGTTAG